The Pectobacterium parmentieri genome segment CTAAGTACCAACGCCAGCAGAATCGCACCGTTCATCAACAGATCGGACTGATAATGCAGCATGTCCGCCCGTACCGCCTGACTGTGCGTGCGTTTAACTACCCAGCGCTGGAACGAGACCAGCAGCAGCGTAGCCAGCAGTGCAATAAGCGTCACCCACATGCCCACTTCCGGCGCGTGTAGCGTCTGGGGCTCCAGAGAATGTTGCAGCCCCGTCAGGATCAGGAACAGCGCCGAGCCAGAAACAAACATACTCTGAGCCAGCGCAGCCAGTGATTCTGCCTTACCGTGGCCGAACGCATGCTCAGTATCCGCTGGTTGCAACGAATAGCGCACTACCAGCAGGTTAACCAGCGATGCGGCGATATCCATTAGCGAATCGACCAGCGACGCCAGCAGGCTCACCGAACCGGTATGCCACCAGGCGAACACTTTCATCACAAACAGCACCAGCGCCACGGCCGTTGCGCTCACCGCCGCCAGTGTCACCAAACGCGCATAGTGTGGATTCATCATGTCCTCACAAAAAACAGATCGTCCGGGTCGTTGCCCGGCTTCAGCTCGTTAATGACGTTTTTAACACACGGGAATAACGAACAAACGTAAAAATACAGCACATCGTCGCCAGCACCGCCATCGCCGCCCCCATATAGCCGACGTCGGGCAAGCCAAGATGGGTAATGACCTGATTACCGAGCAGCGCCCCACCGCCGATCCCAATATTATAAATCCCCGAATAGAGCGCCATCGCCACATCGGTTGCATCCGATGCCAGCGTCAACACCTTGACCTGCATACCCAGACTCAACGCCATAATGGCGATCCCCCAGATGATACACAGCGTCGACAGGCTCCAACCGCTGAATGACAAAGGTAACAAGAGCAGTAAACACACCGCCAGAAACGCGAATGAGACAATCAGGAAACCCGCCGGATATTTGCTGCTGTAGCGGCTAAATAACATGCTGCCGATGATTCCGGCACCGCCAAAAATCAACAGCAGGATGGTCGTAAAGTTTTCACTCAACAACGCCACTTTCTGGATAAACGGCTCAATGTAACTGTAAGCGGTAAAATGCGCCGTTACGATCATGACCGTCAGGCCGTACACGCACAGCAGCGCAGGGCGCTTCAGCAGGAGAGGCAAGCTCTTTAGCGAGCCAGAATTGCTGCTCGGCAACACGGGCAGGAGCTTCATCAGGCCCAGCATAATCACCGCGGCGAGCAAGCCAATAATAACAAACGTTACGCGCCAGCCCAGAGACTGCCCAACCACACGCCCTAGTGGTAAGCCCAGCACCAGCGCCAGCGCCGTCCCGGTCGCCAGCAGGCTCAGTGCCTGCGCTTTTTTATCCGCAGGGGCCAGACGTACCACCAGCGATGCCGTAATCGACCAAAATACCGCATGAGACAGCGCCACGCCGACACGGGCCATGACCAGTACCCAATAATTCCAGGCCAGACCGGACAGCACATTACTGATAGCGAACAGGATAAAGATGTTGATCAGCAGGCGGCGTCGTTCCATATCGCTGGACAACAGCATGCAGGGCAGCGACATCAGCCCAACCACCCAGGCATAAATCGTAATGATCAGCCCAACCTGCGCGGCGCTCATGGAAAAGCTGGCAGCGATGTCTGACAACAGTGCAACAGGAGCAAACTCAGCGGTGTTAAAAATGAATGCCGCCAGAGAAAGACTGACGACGCGTAACCAGGCGGTCGAACGAGGAGAACGGGTCATGGTATTGATATCAAAAGTTAAAATAAAAGAATGCGCCCTCTGTCATGGCAGAGGCTAGCGCGGTGAAGCAATAGTACAGGGAAAGTATGACACCGCCATGTAATCGGCGAACTGTCAACGGTGTTTCAGCGTGCTTTTATGAGGATGTCAGCCAAAAGCCTGAAGACAGGTAAGGGAACATTCATGAGCATCATTTTTGGTGCTCATATTCTACGCGTTACCACGCCCTTACGCTGTCTTTTTTCGTGCCTTTCTTGCTCTACTTTTATCCAGCTTTGGTCGAGAAAGCGGCGTTACGCCGATGAAGGTTGGCGCAACACAATCGGTAAACCATTTTGAAAACGCTGGAGCCTGTCGCAAAGAAAGACAACCCTCAGCAGGCTATCAACCTGCGGTTGGGGCTGTGCTAAATAGTGCGACAACGCGCGCTCAACAAGCGTTAGGCCCAGCTCATTGGCGGTTTTCATGGCGTGTTGCAACTGCTCTCTTTGCGTTGCGGTTAAATGCCGACGCCCGGTGCAGGCCTGTGTATCCAACACATCCAGGATCGGCTGACAAATCCGCTGTGCCAGCGTCATCGGTGGACGCAGCACCGTTTTTTTCTGCTTCTTCTCAGCCAGCATGGTTTGGATATAACTGATAAAACCCAGCGCTTTCTTCTCACTTTTGATGGTCTGAAAATCCAGACAGAACGCCTTCACTATCCCGCTCTCCCTTACCAACAGAGAATAGGGTTGGAGATCGATATCATTCCCACGACGACGAGGCTGAACCAGCACCGCCACAATCTCCCATTTTTGTTGAGTAGCCTGTTTGAGCCTGTCTATACGCTGGTGCTGCGCCTTTTTCCAGTTGAGGCTCAGGTGCAGCGCATTATTCGCGTCGTCAAATACTGGCCAGATGATACGCTGCTCTACCTCATGCCAGATCACGGGTTCATAGCGATGCATATGTAGCAACAGAGGCTGTGGGTAATCCTGATTCTCTTGCTCAAAATAGCGAGACAACTGCGACCAGTCGGCAATACCCGCCGTCGATTTGCACTGCGCATACGCAGCAGCAGGCCACGGTGTACCATCAAGGTTCGCGTAGCTTTCACCGCCAGCGGCCAATTTCCCGTCGTCAGAAAAACGCGGGTGGTGCAGCGTAAACGGGGCTCGCATGATGTACTCGCCCAACTGTTTCCACATAGCCTGACCCTGCCACACACCCTGCCGGCTGAACGTTACATCATGGCGATCGGCACGCGCTTGCGTGCAATGCAGTAATTGCTGATTTTCACTCTCCCAAAACGAAAAGGTCGCTCCTCGTGCCCCCCCCTCTGTCACCCACCACTGCGCCCCTAACGGCACAAGCGATAGTGCTTCAGGTTGTTGTTGATACTGCCGCCGCACCTGCCCACGCAGTAGCAGCAAGCGTTCGGGGCTCGCCTGCTCAAGCTGGAATAAATACGCCGACAGACGGGCAATAAACAGCAGGACATCACGCTCTTCCAAACTGTAATGCCTATCCGCTAATAGGCTGACCTGCCCGCTCAGCGTGCGCAGGTAGCCCGCCAATCGCGGTAATCCTTCCGCACGAGCGGACATATTCAGCAAATGAAGCTGTCGCGCGCTGCTTTTACTGATGTGCGACAGACCCTGATTCATAACGTCATGGATAAACGCATTCAGCATGGTAATCAGTGCCTGCTCATCGGCATTTAACGCCCTCTCACTCGATTCCTGAGCGAAGCAATCCTCTGGCCACGGCCAGACGCGCTGATTTTCGGCAAAGAGTCGGGCAATGGTTGCAAGATGCAAGGCAGGCTGCTTCTCACGTAAGAAATCCGACAGCATGCCGGTCATCCCCGTTCCGGCCAGATAGATCACGGGGCTTTCCAGCGTTGGCAGATAAATTTTAAGCTGGTTTGGCAGCGACTCCGTCCTCACCGATTCTTCCGCCCACATTTGTACAAATCGCGCCGCCTGCCGCGTTTGCACTTTACCGACCTGCTTCATTAAGACATCAGGATCAAGCCGTAAGATCTCAGCAAGCACGTCTATCTGTGGTGCTACCGTTTCCGCAGAGAGGACAGCCGCTTGCTCCGTCCCCCGTTCAGCATGGGTTTGTAACCACAGCACCGCCGCCAAAATGTGCTTACAGCAGCCGGTAGCCGGGCAATCGCACCGTGCAGTTTGTATCCCCTGCGCACCAAGCACCACCTGCTGACCATCGCTGGCAAAATGTCCTTCTTGCCCCGCGTCAGTCACCAACATCACCTTGTCGCCCGCCAGATCTTTTTTGGCTCGGCGTAGTAAACCCACATTGGCAAAAAC includes the following:
- the fieF gene encoding CDF family cation-efflux transporter FieF (FieF, a metal efflux transporter, is a member of the CDF (cation diffusion facilitator) family of transporters.), whose amino-acid sequence is MNPHYARLVTLAAVSATAVALVLFVMKVFAWWHTGSVSLLASLVDSLMDIAASLVNLLVVRYSLQPADTEHAFGHGKAESLAALAQSMFVSGSALFLILTGLQHSLEPQTLHAPEVGMWVTLIALLATLLLVSFQRWVVKRTHSQAVRADMLHYQSDLLMNGAILLALVLSWKGITRADSLFALGIGGYILYSALRMGYDAVQSLLDRALPEDEHRAIAEVIVNWPGIRGAHALRTRRSGPTRFIQLHLEMDDALPLVQAHQIADDLEQALRKQFPGADIMIHQDPVSAVPENQRGRLAT
- a CDS encoding SWIM zinc finger family protein, whose translation is MSWQRLYLNYDEDALSVFANVGLLRRAKKDLAGDKVMLVTDAGQEGHFASDGQQVVLGAQGIQTARCDCPATGCCKHILAAVLWLQTHAERGTEQAAVLSAETVAPQIDVLAEILRLDPDVLMKQVGKVQTRQAARFVQMWAEESVRTESLPNQLKIYLPTLESPVIYLAGTGMTGMLSDFLREKQPALHLATIARLFAENQRVWPWPEDCFAQESSERALNADEQALITMLNAFIHDVMNQGLSHISKSSARQLHLLNMSARAEGLPRLAGYLRTLSGQVSLLADRHYSLEERDVLLFIARLSAYLFQLEQASPERLLLLRGQVRRQYQQQPEALSLVPLGAQWWVTEGGARGATFSFWESENQQLLHCTQARADRHDVTFSRQGVWQGQAMWKQLGEYIMRAPFTLHHPRFSDDGKLAAGGESYANLDGTPWPAAAYAQCKSTAGIADWSQLSRYFEQENQDYPQPLLLHMHRYEPVIWHEVEQRIIWPVFDDANNALHLSLNWKKAQHQRIDRLKQATQQKWEIVAVLVQPRRRGNDIDLQPYSLLVRESGIVKAFCLDFQTIKSEKKALGFISYIQTMLAEKKQKKTVLRPPMTLAQRICQPILDVLDTQACTGRRHLTATQREQLQHAMKTANELGLTLVERALSHYLAQPQPQVDSLLRVVFLCDRLQRFQNGLPIVLRQPSSA
- a CDS encoding sugar transporter, with translation MTRSPRSTAWLRVVSLSLAAFIFNTAEFAPVALLSDIAASFSMSAAQVGLIITIYAWVVGLMSLPCMLLSSDMERRRLLINIFILFAISNVLSGLAWNYWVLVMARVGVALSHAVFWSITASLVVRLAPADKKAQALSLLATGTALALVLGLPLGRVVGQSLGWRVTFVIIGLLAAVIMLGLMKLLPVLPSSNSGSLKSLPLLLKRPALLCVYGLTVMIVTAHFTAYSYIEPFIQKVALLSENFTTILLLIFGGAGIIGSMLFSRYSSKYPAGFLIVSFAFLAVCLLLLLPLSFSGWSLSTLCIIWGIAIMALSLGMQVKVLTLASDATDVAMALYSGIYNIGIGGGALLGNQVITHLGLPDVGYMGAAMAVLATMCCIFTFVRYSRVLKTSLTS